The Granulicella sp. 5B5 nucleotide sequence TCGAGGCCGTCAATCGCCATATCATCGAAGAGATCTGCAATACGCAATCGCTGCTGCTGCAGATCGAGTTCAAGCTCTTTACGCTGCGCCATCCTGAGCTGCGCGAGGAGCTCGCCGAAAAGCACATCGACGCCAGCGTCTTGGTGCACGAACGCGAGCTGCAGGGGTTCTTCCCCGACAAAAAATCGCACCCGAAGGAGACGCGCGAGAAAACCCTCGCCATCGAAGCTCTCCTTGAAGGCTTCGCGCTCAACGCGCTCTTCAGCCCCAACGTGCTCACCCGCGACTATCTCGAAGAGGTCGTTCCCAAACTCCTCGCGGAGATCCTCGCAGACAGATAATACCAGTGTCTCGAATACCTCTCGAGCATGCTGGCATTCCCTATCTGTCTCAATCTTTTTGGAGCACCGAGAGGGGATCGAACCCTCGAATACTGGTTTTGCAGACCAGCGCGTTAGCCACTTCGCCATCGGTGCTCATGCTGCGGAGAGAGAACTCTCTCCCCACAGGAATTATTTCGGCTGCGTCGTCGTTCGCAGGTACGGCTTCACCGTCTTGTAGCCCGGGAAGATCTTGTCCGCTTCCTCGTTCGATACAGCGCCCGTGATGATCACATCGTCACCCTGCTTCCAGTTCGCCGGCGTCGCCACCTTGTGCTTCGCGGTCAGCTGCATGGAGTCCAGCACGCGGATGATCTCGTCGAAGTTGCGGCCCGTCGTCATCGGATACGCCATCTGCAGCTTGATCTTCTTGTCCGGTCCGATGATGTAGACCACGCGAACGGTCGCGTTGTCGGCTGGCGTGCGGCCTTCGCAGCTATCGCCGGCCTCGGCGGGCAGCATGTCATAGAGCTTCGCCACCTTCAGATCGGTATCGCCGATCACGGGGAAGTTCACCTTCGCGCCGGTCACGTCTTCAATGTCCTTGGCCCACTTGCTGTGGTTCTCGACGCCATCGACACTCAGGCCGATAGGCTTCGCCCCACGCGCAATGAACTGCTGCTCCAGCGAGCCCACAGCGCCCAGCTCCGTCGTACACACCGGCGTAAAGTCCTTGGGGTGCGAGAACAGCACTGCCCAGTTGTCGCCGATCCACTCATGAAAGTGGATCGTGCCCTGCGTCGTCTCTGCCGTAAAGTCCGGCGCGATATCGTTGATGCGGAGTGACATGGTCTTCGTTCCTTCTCCGGGGCCGTGGCCCCTGGTTTCACTGCAGATGGTATTGGATACCGCAGTTGTGGTTGCCGCAGCCCTGCCGGCGTTATCGCCCTTACGTGAGAAACCCACCCGGCTCTTGCCTTGGGTGGGTCGTGATGTTCGCTTCTTGACGTCTATCGTCTCGATTCGCTCATCGACTCACCCCTGCAGGCTCGCAGCGACAGCAGCAACGGCAGCAGGTGAGGGTCGAGTTGGAGACGGTCAGCTTCATGGTCAAACACTTCTCGAATCTTTGAACCGCCGCCGGCTTCACGCCAGCATGGAAGCAGTTGGCCCCAATTGCGGTAGTCCCAAGGTACGGCGGCGGCTCACCGCTGTCAACTCCCCCAAAGGAGCCACGCAGGCCGTAGCATTCACACCATGGCCCGCACCCTCGACTACTCCGTCCTCGACGTCTTCGCAGAGCAGCCGCTCGCCGGCAACCAGCTTGCCGTCTTCCACGATGCCAGCTCGCTCACCACTGCTGAGATGCAGTCCCTCGCCCGCGAAACCAACTTCGCCGAAACCACCTTCATCCTCCCCGCGGACCCCGCGCAGGAGGCCGAGCACGGCGTCCGCGTGCGCATCTTCACCACGGAAGAGGAGTTCCCCTTCGCCGGCCACCCCACGCTCGGCACGGCCACCTGGCTCCATCTCAATCATCCAACGTTGCGCGGCGCGCAGATCATCACCCTCAAGCTCAACGTCGGTCCCATCCCCGTCACCTTCCAGCCCTCGCAGCCCGGCGACATCGGCGTCGTCGGCACCATGCGCCAGAACGATCCGGTCTTCGGTGCCGCCCACGCACGCAGCGCCATCGCGCCGCTGCTCGGCCTCGCGGAAGAAGACCTCTCACCTACCCACGCGCCGCAGACCGTCTCCACCGGCCTGCCCTTCTGCATCGTCCCGCTGCGTTCGGTCGAAGCCTTGCAGCGTCTCCAGGTCTCGCAGCGCGAGGCGCAGTCATGGCTCGGCAACAGCGGCGCAAAGTTCTTCTACTGCGTCGCCCCAACCAACGACGCGGCCCCGCACGCAGCGCAGTGGCGCGCGCGCATGCAGTTCTACAACGGCGAGGACCCCGCAACAGGCTCTGCGACCGGCTGCTGCATCTCGTGGCTCGTACAGCACGGCCTCGCCACCTCTGGCACAGACGTCGTCATCGAGCAGGGTATCGAGATCCATCGGCCCAGCCGTCTCATCGCCCGCGCCTCGCTCGCCTCTGCAAAGGTGTCCGACGTCTTCGTCTCCGGCCGCACCATTCCTGTGGCAACGGGACGCTTTTTCCTGCCTTAGCCGCAGTACTTTCCCACAGCATGGGAACCACAAACGTCAACAGCTACAAGGGGTCTCGCAGACCCGGTGGATGCGCTACTCATTTCTGGTGCATTTTTGGCAGAAAATTCACTGTTGTCACCGGCCCTTCCTCTCTGTACTCTCAGCAAATCGTTCGCAGCGGTTATACCCGATGCACCTGAAAATCGGGGCCGTAGCGACAAGGCTTAGTAGCACGCATCACCCACAATTTGACGGAGAAAAGCGGGCACTGGAAGCGCCCATCGCGTAGGGACCGTGAGTCGTATCGCCACGCGATTTTGGGTCGCTTCCACGCTTCGTTTGTCTCCACACCGCGCACCGCAGGCGGCCGGCCATGGGCTTCCCCAGGTCGTCCTCCAACGGCACAGCGGCACTGCTCCCGAGAGTGCTTCCGGGAAGCGGACGAGAGAGTTTTTGCACTCTTTCCACCGCCTTCCACAGCATCCACACGCAGACGCCCCCACTGTGCCTAAACCGGCCTCTGTTGGTCCGCGGACAACCTGAACGCTCACCCGGGCGATGCCCCGCATGACCTCCCGTCCTGCGAACGGCCCAGTTCGGCCCGAAACGCTTCACTTTTACGCAACCCTGTCCTTACGCCGCGCTGCCAACCCGCAGCAACGCGCTTGGAAGCCGCAACGCAGCACTGCAAGCCGGGCACACCGGCACGGAGAAAAATACCTATGCGTCCTCGTAAGCTGATCCTGTGCATCGAAAGCAATGAGCAAGTGCTCTCTGTCCGCAAGTTCCTCCTCGAAACCCGTGGCTACCGCGTCGTAGCCTGTGCCTCCGCCGCTGAAGCGCTCGACTACCTCCAGACCGCGACCCCCGGCTCCATCGACCTCCTGATGTCCGACCTGCTTCTCCCGCAGATGGACGGCAACGAGCTCGTCCGCCGCGCCAAGCAGCTTCTCCCCGGCCTGCCCACGCTGCTCGTCTCCGGCACCGTCACCGGCTACGATCGCGCCGCCGCTGCCGACGCCTTCCTCCCCAAGGGCGCCAGCACCCCGGCCGAGATCCTCGACCGCATCCGCATCCTCGTCGCTCGCAAGCGCGGCCCCAAAAAGCACGTCCAGTCAGTCACCGTGCCGCAGCGCGAGCTTGCCGTCGCCAGCTAGCCTTGTTGCCGAGTGCCTGTTGCGAGCACGCGGCGGGCACTCGACGATCAGTCATGTTCCAGGTGTTTAATCTCTTCAACGGGGCCGCTTGCTCCTGGCAGTATGCGTCGAATGATGCTTGGAAAGACCAGCGCCACGACGAAGTAGGCTATGGTTGTGCCCAGCGCCAGCCACGGCAGCCCCGCTCCACACGCCATCCCAATGGCTGTCACCAGCCACATCGTAGCCGCGGTCGTCAGGCCGTTCACGTGATCGCCTTTTACAAAAATCATCCCGGCTCCGATGAATCCGATGCCGGTCACAACCTGTGCTGCCACGCGCGAAGGGTCCAGCACGATGCGGCCCTCCACAAGCACATTCGTAAAGCCGTACTTCGAAACCAGCAGAAAGAGTGCAGCCGCCGTACCGACCACGGTATAGGTGCGCAGCCCCGCACTCTTATGGCGAATCTCGCGCTCCAGGCCAATGCTCGCCGACAATACGAACGCTATCCCCAGTTCGAGAAACTGCTGTAGGCCCTGGCCGCTGATCTCGGAAATCGGCATGCGTTCATTGTAGAGAGGATTAGTGGGAGCGACGGCCCAATCCGCTATGCCTCAACCAGACCGTATCTTCTCTGCCACTGCTGCTTCAGTCGAGCCCAGACAGCATCCAGCTCCTCTTGCGAGATCGACGGATCTCTCGACTCCACAAACCTCTCCGCTTCGCTCTTCGCAAGTTCTAAGATCTCGCGGTCCCGCGTCAGGTTTGCCACCCGAAACTCCGGCAGCCCCGCCTGCCTTGTGCCGAAGAACTCCCCTGGCCCGCGTTGCTGCAGGTCGAACTCCGCCAGCTCAAAACCATTCTGTGTGCGAACCATCGCATCCAGCCGCTGTTCGGCTTCGGGCGAGACCACGCCACTCGTCACCAACACGCAATAACTCTTCGCCGCCCCACGCCCCACGCGACCCCGCAGCTGATGCATCTGCGCCAGCCCAAAGCGGTCGGCATGTTCAATCACCATCACCGTTGCATTCGGCACATCCACGCCCACTTCAATCACGGTCGTGGACACCAGTACATCCACCTCGCCGCGCTTGAACCGCGCCATCATCACTTCTTTATCGTCAGCGCTCATGCGGCCATGCAGAAGCCCGAGCTTCAACCCCTTCAGCGCGCCCGCACTCAGCTCCTCAAACATCTCCGTCGCCGACCGCAGCTTCTGCCGCTGAGCCTTCTTCCGGCTCTTACCTTCGAGGGACTTACCCTTACCTCTTCCCTTGTCATTCCGTAGCGCAGCGGAGGAATCTGCTTCTTGCGTCCCAGCCTCTGAAGCCTCCAACGCAAAGTCCAGCTCCGGCTGGTCATCGCGCTCGCCTTCGATGACGGGATACACAATGTAAGCCTGCCGCTCCGCCTCCACCTGCTTGCGTACGAACTCCCAAACCTTGCTCACGCCATCTTCATTCACGCGTCGCGTCACAATCGGGCTGCGCCCCGGCGGCAGCTCGTCGATCACGCTCGCCTCCAGGTCGCCATACATCGTCAGCGCCAGCGTCCGTGGAATCGGTGTCGCCGTCATCACCAGCACATCCGGCTCTGTCGCAACGCCGCTCGCACCCGGCTTGCGCATCAACCGAAACCGCTGCTGCACACCGAACCTGTGCTGCTCATCCACAATCACCAACCCCAGGTTGTCGAAGTCGACCTTCTCCTCCACCAGCGCATGCGTGCCAATAGCGAGATCCACCTCGCCGCGAAAGATCCTCCCCCGCACCTCGCGCTTCGTCCGGTCATCCAGCGACCCCGTCAGCAGCGCCACCCGATACGGCCTGCCCGTCCGCGGCGATATCACATCCTTCAGCAGCTTCCGTGCGCCCAGATAATGCTGCGTCGCCAGGATCTCCGTCGGCGCCATCATCGCTGCCTGGTAGCCATTCTCAATCGCCACTACCGCCGCCTGGAACGCCACAATCGTCTTGCCCGAGCCCACATCGCCCTGCAGCAATCGTCGCATCGGCTGCGTCTTTCGCATGTCTCCGGCAATCTCGCCGAGCACCCGCTTCTGCGCCGCCGTCGGCTTGAACGGCAGCACCTGCTTCAGCGCCTCGCGGACCTTGTCGTCGGTCACAAACGCCGTGCCCTCGCGCTCGCGGAGCCGCCGCCGCTTCAGCTCCAGCCCCAGCTCCAGGTACCAGAACTCCTCAAAGATCAACCTGCGATGCGCCGGCGTCCGCGCGCTCATCAGCTCCGTCATCGAAGTCCCGGCAGCAGGGAAGTGCAGCGCCTGCAGGGCCTCCATCCTGCCCGGCAGCCCCAGCCGTTGCAGCATTGCCTTCGGCAGCGACTCCTCCGCCCCAGCATCCGAAAAAGCCTCGCTCTCCTGCAGATCCTTGAACACCGTCCACATCACCCGCCGCAGCCACCGCGACGTCAGCTTTGCGCCCCACGCCGTCGTCCCGCCCAGCGACGGATACACCGGCACAATCCGCCCCATCTCCAGCATGGTGAACTCGGCATCCTCGCCCGTCGCACTCGCGTCAGGCAGAATCTCAAACGTCGGCTGCACCATCTTGAACTTCGTAGACCCCGGCGGCGCGTTCAGCGCAGCCCCACTGCGCGAGCCCTCAAGCTTCCCATACAGCGCCACCATCTGCCCCGGCTTGAACTTCCCCTGCAGATAGCTCCCATGAAACCACAGGCACTTCACCGTCTCCAGCACCGCCAGCGGAGGCGGCCGCAGCAACCCATCTAATTCCTCGCCTGCCTCCACCGGCGGCTTCACCCCCACCGTCATCTCAAAGATCGGCCCCGACCGCGTCCGCAGCAGCACCGTCCCGCGCACCTCACCAATAATGCTCGCGACATCCCCAGCCTGGTACACGCTCAGCGGCTTCGGATGCAGCCGGTCCTCATACCGAAACGGCAGATGATACAGCAGGTCTTCCACCGTCACCACGCCGCGCTCCGCCAGGCCCGCGGCGATCCGTTCGCCCACGCGCTTGATGTACTTCACCGGCGTCTTCAGCTCCATCCGCACGCACTCGATGCTACCAGTGCCACTGTGGAAGGCATACACCTCGACACCCTCCCGCAACGGCCCACTCGCACCACATCCTGCGCGGTGAAATAATGGTGTCGGCGAGGTCTTCTACTCCCTACTCTCTATTCCCTACTCCCTGCGTTTCCATGGACTCTTTCTTCACCCGTTACAAGAACCCGCTGGTCCTCATCGCCGTTGTCCTCGCGCAGGTTCTTGCGCTGGCCATGCAGGTGCAGCGGTCGGCGCAGGGCTTCAACACCGGCACGCCGGACAGTCGCGAGGCCACGCTCGCCCGCCGCTGGATCTCCGCCACTGTCACCCCCATTGAGAGCATTCTGCACGGCTCATCGCTCAGCGTCCGCAATCTCTGGTCCAACTACATCGACCTCCGCGGCACCCGCCAGCAGGACGCCCAGCTTCGCAATGAGGTCGCCCGCCTGCGCGAAGAAGAGGCCGCATTCTCTGAGGACGCAGCCCAGGGCCGCCGCCTCCAGAAGCTTCTCGCCTTCAAGCAGCAGTACGTCACCACCACCGTTCCCGCGCAGGTCATCGGCACCAGCGGGTCTGACCGCTCGCGTCTCGTCCTCATCGACAAGGGCGCCAACGACGGCCTCAAGCCCGAAGAAGCCGTCATCACACCCGACGGCGTCGTCGGCAAGCTGCGCGACGTCTTCCCGCACTCCGCGCAGGTCGTGCTCATCTCCGACCCCACCTCCGGCGCCGGCGTCATCCTCACCTCCACACGCATCCGCGGCATCCTCCGCGGCACCGCCGACGGCGAGATCCAGATCAACAACCTCACCGCCGACTCCCGCATCAAGCCCGGCGAGCAGGTCGTCACCTCCGGCGGCGACCTCGTCTTTCCGCGCGGCATTCCTGTCGGCACCATCCAGTCCGTCGCGCCCGACCCCCAGCACCAGCCCTACACCGCCATCACCATCAAGCCCGCCGCCAACCTCACCGAGCTTGAAGAGGTCCTCGTCATCACCGGCACCCAGAGCACGCTCCCCGTCACCGCCCAGCAGGACGCCGCCGCAGCCGCGCAGCTCCACACCGACGAGCAGGAGCGCGCCGCCGACCAGCTCCCCAGCCTGCACCCGGACACGCCTGACGCTAAACCCGGCACCGATCCCAATGCCCCCGCCAATGCGAACGTCGTCGGCGGCCTTCCCGGCATCCCCAACTCTGGCCTGCCGCACCCTAAGCAGACCCTGCATCCTGACCGCTTCACGCCCGGCGCCGCTCCACCAGCGGAGGACATGACCCCCGGCGCCAAGTCATCGCCGGTCTACACCCCGCCGCCGCGCGTCCCCAAGCCTTCCACGGCAACATCGCCCGAGTCTGCCCCTCAGTCCGACTCCACGCCACAAACCACGCAGGAGCCGCAGCCCTAAGGGCGCCTTCACCATGGCAGAACTCAGTTACACATCCCGGCGCGAGCTCGACCAGTACGGCTTCCACCCGTCGGTCACCATCCTGGCCCCGCTCGTCTGCCTCATCCTGCAGTCGCTGTTGCCCAAAACCTTTCCGCGCTTGGCTATCCTTGACCTCCCACTCCTCGCGACGATCTTCTTCGCCGTCGCACGCCGCAGCCAGGTTGCCGGCACCCTCACCGGCACAGCCATCGGCCTCTTTCAGGACGGCCTCACCAATCAGCCCTTCGGCGTCTTCGGCATCGCCAAGGGCATCGTCGGCTACCTCGCCGCCAGCGTCGGCTTTGCGGTCGATATGGACAACGCCGTCAACCGCGGCCTTATCACCTTCCTCTTCAGCCTGCTGCAGAGCCTGTTGCTCTTCCTCATCACCCGCTGGCTGCTGAACGACCCCACCGTCCGCCTCGCGCCCGTCCACGAACTCCTCCGCGCCCTCGCGAACACCGCCGTCGGCATCCCCCTCTACTTCGCGCTCGACCGCTTCAAGACCCGTGACTAAACCGCCACGGCAACCGTCCAACCCGCACCGGCACTACACTACTATCTCAACCGCAGGAACCGCCCATGGCCACCCCTGAAGATCTCGAGAGCATCGCCCGGCAGGAGAAGCTCTCTACCGTCAAGCTGCACGCCTCGCAGTACATCGTTGCGCTTGTCCTCTTCATCCTTGGTGCCGGCCTCTGGCGGTTGCAGATCCTCGGCGCCAACAGCTACCGCGTCCTGGCCGAGCAGAACCGCATCCGCAAGGTCCCCGTGCTCGCCCCACGCGGCCGCATCTTCGACCGCGAAGGCCGCATCATCGTCGACAACTACCCATCCGTCAGCTGCTATCTCCTCCGCGAGCAGCAGAAGAGCCTCGACGCCGATCTCCCGCTCATCTCCGCCGGCCTGCACATCCCTATCGAGCAGATCCAGGCCACCATCCGTCACTACCAGTACGCGCCCAAGTATCAGCCCATCCCGCTCAAGCAGGACATCACCCCCGACGAGCAGGCCTTCATCGAGGCCCACCGCAGTGAGCTCCCCGAGCTCGAAACCCTCGAAGAGCAGCGCCGCCTCTATCCGCGCGACGGCTTCATGGCGCACCTCATCGGCTACGTCGGCGAGGTCTCCGAGAACGACCTCAACCAGTCCAGGTTCGCCTTCTACGCTCCCGGCGACGTCGTCGGAAAGTCCGGCATCGAAGAGGCCTACGACGAAATCCTTCGCGGCACTGACGGCTCCCGCGACGTCATCGTCAACTCCCATGGCAAAGAGCTCGGCGTCATGGGCCAGGAGCTCGCCACACCCGGCAAGGACATCCGCCTCACCATCGACCTCGACGTCCAGATGGCCGCCGAAAAGGCCCTCGAAGGCAAGACCGGCGCCATCGTCGCCATGGACCCCCACACCGGCGAGATCCTCGCCATGGCCTCGCGGCCCACCTTCGATCCCAATGAGTTCGCCGTCCGCCTCTCCAGCGCCTACTGGCAGACCATCCGCGACAACCCCGACCACCCCATGATGAACAAGGCCATCCAGGCGCAGCTCGCGCCCGGCTCTACCTTCAAGATCATCATGACCCTCGCTGGCCTGCAGGAGGGCGTCGCCCAGAACATGCACGTCAACTGTGCCGGTGGCGGCACTTTCTACGGACACTTCTTCGCCTGCGACCGCCACCACGGCGCGGTCGACATCCACAACGCCATCCCCTACTCCTGCGACACCTTCTACTACACCCTCGCTGAAAAACTCGGCATCGACACCATCGCCAAGTACGGCTCCGAGGTCGGCATAGGGGAGAAGACCGGCATCGACCTTCCCGACGAGGCCGAAGGCGTCATGCCCAGCGAACGCTGGAAGCTCAAGACCCTGCATGACAAGTGGTACGCCGGTGAGACCATCTCGGTCGGCATCGGCCAGGGCGCGCTTGAGGTCACCCCGCTGCAGCTCGCCCGCGCCCTCGGCGGCATCGCCTCCGGCGGCCATCTCGTGCGCCCCCACGTCGTCTTCCCGGATGAGCTCACCCCCGACGAGCTCTCCGCCATCCGCAGCACCTACCTTGGCTCCGGCGACAAGACGATCCCCCTCACCCCGGCCAACTGGCAGATCATCACCGACGACATGGCCGCCGTCACCGGCCCCACCGGCACCGCCGCCAGCGCGCACCTTGACGGCATCGACTTCGCCGGCAAGACCGGCACCGCCCAGATCATGAGCCACGACGCCCTCGCCCGCACCAACAAAGGCCACAACACCGAGCCTAATGCCTGGTTCGTCGGCATGGCCCCGCGCCGCAACCCCGACATCGTCGTCGCCGTCCTCTGGGAGCACGGTGTCTGGGGCCAGTACTCGGCCCGCCTCGCCGCGCAGGTCATCGACGCCTACGTCAACAAGCAGCGCGCCCGCGCCGGCAACGTCATGAAGCTCGCCTCCAACACTCCCGCCGCCACCGACGACACCCCCGCTGGCACTGGCGCCTCAGTCCCATATACTCCACAACCCGCCGATGACCGCAAGGCCACCACATCTCCCGGCGGCGGCCGGTAAACATCGTCAATGCTCAACCCCTGCCGTCCTCTCTTTAAACCACACAAACTAAACCTCTTACACCGCAAAACCAAAAACAACTTAATTTCCCCGAACTTCTATACTGGAAGTAGGGAGAAAAACTGGTAACTGGCAACTGAAAGCCGCAAACCCGAACCCGGTTAGGAACATGCTCATAGGTGCGGTTCACTGTCCTCTATCCTCTACACTATCCCCTTTATTTCCCATATCATACCCGTAACCATATACAGAATCAGTCGCTTACCCCCGGGATCACCCCGTAAGTCGCTGATTTTACAGATCAGGCCATCTACATAGGGGAGGGGGCACCCCCCCGATCACCCCGCTCCACCAATCACCGCTACACTACGTTCAGATGGTTCGATTTCGCGACTTCGACTGGGTTCTTCTTGGGTTCGTTCTGGTGCTCTCCGTCATCAGCGTGCTGGAGATCCGTTCCGCCACCGAGATGACCAAGTTCCACGGCTTCCAGCAGAAGCAGATGCTCTTCATTGGTGTCGGCCTCGTGCTCATGTTCGCCGTCTCCCTCATCGACTACCATCGCCTGCTCGGCATCGTCTGGTGGGCCTACGGTATCGGCGTCGGCTGCCTCGTCGCGGTCAAGCTCGTCGGCCAGAAGGTCCTCGGTGCGCGCCGCTGGATCAACCTCGGCGGCGGCATCCACTTCCAGCCCTCCGAGTGGGTCAAGCTCATCCTCATCATCGCCGCCGCCCGCTTCTTCTGGGAGATCGTCTCCAACGGCCGCGACATGGGTTGGTGGGACATCACCAAGTCCTTCGCGCTCGTTGGCCTGCCCATGCTGCTGGTCCTCGCGCAGCCCGACCTGGGAACATCGTTGACCTATCTGCCAATTCTCGTCGTCGGCCTCTTCATGGGCGGCCTGCGCCTGCGCCACGCCATCATCCTGTTGGTGGCCTTCGGTATCCTCACAGCTGTCGTCTGGCGCAGTGGGAAGATCCTCAAGCCCTACCAGAAGGCCCGTCTCACCTCCTTCACCAATCCGGAGAACGACCCCAAGGGCACCGGTTACCAGATCGAGCAGTCCATGATCGCCGTCGGCTCCGGCGGCCTCTGGGGCAAGGGCACCAACAAGGGCACCCAGACCCAGGGCGACTTCCTGCCCATTCCGTATACCGACTTCATCTTCGCGGCCTTCTGCGAGGAGCACGGCTTCATAGGTGCCGTCGGCGTCCTGCTGCTCTACTTCCTTATTCTCGTCCGGCTCATCCAGAACGCCCAGACCGCCGCCGATCCACCCGGCGCCCTCATCATCATGGGCGTCATGGCTATCCTGCTCTTCCAGGTGGCTATTAACATCGGCATGTGTGTGGATCTCATGCCGGTTACCGGCATCCCACTCCCGCTCATGAGTTATGGCGGCTCCTCGGTCATCTTCACGTTCCTGTCGTTCGGCATCGTCATGAACATCAGGATGCGACGGTTTGTGAACTAAGGGGTCGTCCCCTCCACGCTTCCCAACTTTGGTGCATACTATAGTGAGACGTCCGGCCCATGGCTGGACGGGTACGAAACCTCGCTCCGGCGGATGCCATCTTCATTCCCGCCGCAGCGGAACGAAAAGTTCTTTTATTACAAGAAGGCCGACCAGGCACGGATCAACTTCCGATGGGTCGGACAGGTTCTGAGTATGAATGCAAACGGACGGTTAACGGCCCCGCCTCTTGTTGAGGTCGCGCTGGTCACAAACTCCGTTTGCGGTAAGGTGTTGGCGAGCAGCTATTTATGGCTCTCAGCACGCGGTATCGCACTGGAAATATCCTCACTCGGCCCTGAAGCTCCGCCTCGCGCGGGCTCTCAGGTGCGTTCGCGCTCCGGCGCAGACTCACGATGCTGGACCGCTCTCCAAGCCACCGCAACTCATCTCCTGTCCCGTCCTCTGGAGGTGGCTGCCTGAGGCGAACGCCCTGAAGCGTCCCCCTCAGCAGCAGGATCTCTGCCTGTTCTGCCAGCACCCTCTTCGCCATGCGTGGACGTGCAGAAAGCAGAGCAATGTCGAAAGAAATCTATATTTCAAGTACGCCGCACGAAACGCGGCTTGCCATCGTCGAAAAGGACGAACTCACTGAGATCTACTACGAGCGTGAGAACGAATACACCCTCGCCGGCTCCATCTACAACGGTCGCGTCACCCGCGTGCTTCCCGGCATGCAGTCCAGCTTCGTAGACATCGGTCTCGAGCGCGACGCGTTCCTCTACATCACAGACTTCATGGAAGAGGCTGGTGACTCAGCCGACTTCGAATCCAGCAACGGTTCCAGCGCACCACGCTCCGGCGAGCGCCGCGAGCGTAGTAGTGACCGTGGCCGTCGCGACGATCGTGACCGCACCCGCGCGCCGCAGCTTGAGGTCCCCGTCGCCGACAATCCTCCCACCGAGGACGATCTCCTCACCGTCGACCGGGATGCCACTTCCGAGGAGATCGGTGAAGGCGCTCCCGGTGCCGATGGCAGCCGTCGCTGGCGCGGCCGCCGTGGCCGCCGCCGTGGCCGCGGTTCCAACGGTGAAGGATCGAGCGAGACAGTCTTTGCAGCGCCTCAGAGCGAGGAGGCTGTCGTCGATGAACAGCCCGCTCCGGAGATCGAGCGTAGTGACCGCGAAGACCGCAGTGATCGCAACTCCCGCCGCCGTGGCGGCCGTGATCGCCGCCGTGACGACATCCGTGAGCGTTTCACCCCACGCGGCCTGCGCAACGATGCGA carries:
- the rodA gene encoding rod shape-determining protein RodA is translated as MVRFRDFDWVLLGFVLVLSVISVLEIRSATEMTKFHGFQQKQMLFIGVGLVLMFAVSLIDYHRLLGIVWWAYGIGVGCLVAVKLVGQKVLGARRWINLGGGIHFQPSEWVKLILIIAAARFFWEIVSNGRDMGWWDITKSFALVGLPMLLVLAQPDLGTSLTYLPILVVGLFMGGLRLRHAIILLVAFGILTAVVWRSGKILKPYQKARLTSFTNPENDPKGTGYQIEQSMIAVGSGGLWGKGTNKGTQTQGDFLPIPYTDFIFAAFCEEHGFIGAVGVLLLYFLILVRLIQNAQTAADPPGALIIMGVMAILLFQVAINIGMCVDLMPVTGIPLPLMSYGGSSVIFTFLSFGIVMNIRMRRFVN
- the mrdA gene encoding penicillin-binding protein 2, giving the protein MATPEDLESIARQEKLSTVKLHASQYIVALVLFILGAGLWRLQILGANSYRVLAEQNRIRKVPVLAPRGRIFDREGRIIVDNYPSVSCYLLREQQKSLDADLPLISAGLHIPIEQIQATIRHYQYAPKYQPIPLKQDITPDEQAFIEAHRSELPELETLEEQRRLYPRDGFMAHLIGYVGEVSENDLNQSRFAFYAPGDVVGKSGIEEAYDEILRGTDGSRDVIVNSHGKELGVMGQELATPGKDIRLTIDLDVQMAAEKALEGKTGAIVAMDPHTGEILAMASRPTFDPNEFAVRLSSAYWQTIRDNPDHPMMNKAIQAQLAPGSTFKIIMTLAGLQEGVAQNMHVNCAGGGTFYGHFFACDRHHGAVDIHNAIPYSCDTFYYTLAEKLGIDTIAKYGSEVGIGEKTGIDLPDEAEGVMPSERWKLKTLHDKWYAGETISVGIGQGALEVTPLQLARALGGIASGGHLVRPHVVFPDELTPDELSAIRSTYLGSGDKTIPLTPANWQIITDDMAAVTGPTGTAASAHLDGIDFAGKTGTAQIMSHDALARTNKGHNTEPNAWFVGMAPRRNPDIVVAVLWEHGVWGQYSARLAAQVIDAYVNKQRARAGNVMKLASNTPAATDDTPAGTGASVPYTPQPADDRKATTSPGGGR
- the mreD gene encoding rod shape-determining protein MreD; the protein is MAELSYTSRRELDQYGFHPSVTILAPLVCLILQSLLPKTFPRLAILDLPLLATIFFAVARRSQVAGTLTGTAIGLFQDGLTNQPFGVFGIAKGIVGYLAASVGFAVDMDNAVNRGLITFLFSLLQSLLLFLITRWLLNDPTVRLAPVHELLRALANTAVGIPLYFALDRFKTRD